Genomic segment of Oceanimonas sp. GK1:
GGGCACCGGCGTGCCGGCAAAGGCCAGATTGGCGGCAGCGCGCAGGTAAAAATCGGCGCTGGTATGCAGGCCGTGAAGCTCACCTTGATGATCGCGTATGGCATTATCACTATAACCCGGCAGCCCCATGGTTTTGGCCAGATTAATGATAAAGGCTTCCAGCCCCAGAACATCGCCGTTGGCCAGTTTCGGGGTGGCCGGGGTCACCACCGGCCAGCGCGCCGTGGTGGTGGCCTGAGGCACACCGCTCCAGGGTTTGGTAAAGCCGTAGCTCTCATAGGTGAGGGTATCGGGCACGATATAATCTGCCAGCGCCGTGGTCTCGTTAATAAAACCGTCCACGGCAATAAACAGCGGCAGGTTGGCCGGGTCTTTCAGCTTTTCACCTAAAAACGCCTGACCGCCGCCGATGCCATAGAGCGGGTTGGTCATATGGCTGATCCAGGCCTTGAGTTTGTAGGGGTAGCCTGCAAACGCCGCCGCCAGATGCTCGGTGAGCAGGGGCGAGGAAAATGAAAACCAGGGTGCTCTGGACGGATAAGGCGCTTCACCGGCGGCCAGCTTGCGCCGGTATTCGCTGCTTTTTTCATAAGCAAAGCGGTTGTGGGACAGGAACACCCCTTTGGGGGCCACCATGCCGTCAAACTCGGCCAGGTTGTAGCGGGGGCCGTTTTCCACCGCCGCCACACCGCCGGCCCCCAAGGCCAGCCCGCCTTTGGCATTGACATTACCCAGCAGGGTATTCAGGGTCATCACCGCCATGGCAGTGTAAAAGGCGTTGCCGCTCATCATGCCGCCGTGGGCATCAATCACGGCTTTGGGGCCATGGCGTTTCAGCTCCTGGCCCAGCCCTTCAATAATATTCACCGGCACGCCGCAGCGGGCACTGTAGTCTTCAATGGAATGGGCAAAGGCGGATTCTTTCAGGCACTGCAGTGCCGATTTCACCCGCACCGGCTCGCCATTAATCTGTATTTCACGATCTACCCAGAGCGCGGCAGGGCGGCCGCTGGAGTGAGCCATCAGCTCACCGCTGTCGGCATTTACAACCAGCAAAGTCTCGGCGTCGCCCATATTCAGATCGGCGGCGGTCAGAAAGCGGCCGGCCTGAGGATGGGGAGCCTGCAACACCAGATGGGTGGCATTGCTGTGGCTGGGCTGACCGGCTCTGGCCTGGGCTTCGGGGCCGGGCTGAGCCAGATAGGTGGCGTTAATGCCGTCGTTTTCCATCAGCCAGCGCATCAGCGCCAGGGCCAGGGCGTCGTCGGTGGCGGGCTTGATGGGCACCCAGCGGCCCCGGCCATCGTTCAGCCGGCTGATACTGTTGGGCAGGGTAGGGGCCACCACCACATAATCGAGGCCGCCGTCGCTGCGGGCGGCGGCCAGCTGCCGGCCCTGGCGTTTAAAGGGGTTGCCGGCCTGGGCCGGCGAGGTGCCGATGCACAGCACAAAGTCGGTGTGATCCCAGTCGGGTTTGCCGTGAGCGAATTTTTGCAGATCGTTGAACACGGCCCCGGCCCCGGCGCGATAGCCAAAGCCGCAATAGCCGCCGTGGTGGCCAAAGTTGCGGGTGCCAAAGCTGTTAAAAGCAAAGCGCTTGAGAAAGCTGTCCCGGCCTTCGTCGCCGGCGTTGGTCAC
This window contains:
- a CDS encoding molybdopterin dinucleotide binding domain-containing protein, translating into MDKKRRALLQAGMMAGGTGAFALGYATPVSKAVKGLVNGTSGVPTNDRIAGNALAPEFMIDAAGELVMAENQVVSPVQCFGCWTQCGLRARVDTANNKVLRIAGNPYHPLSNSRPPAQETPVREVYTGLAGEAGIEQRSTACARGAALAEQLQSPYRVTQILKRAGKRGESKWQTIPFEQLLQEVTQGGDLFGEGHVDGLNAIRDLDTPVDADNPEFGPRANQLLVTNAGDEGRDSFLKRFAFNSFGTRNFGHHGGYCGFGYRAGAGAVFNDLQKFAHGKPDWDHTDFVLCIGTSPAQAGNPFKRQGRQLAAARSDGGLDYVVVAPTLPNSISRLNDGRGRWVPIKPATDDALALALMRWLMENDGINATYLAQPGPEAQARAGQPSHSNATHLVLQAPHPQAGRFLTAADLNMGDAETLLVVNADSGELMAHSSGRPAALWVDREIQINGEPVRVKSALQCLKESAFAHSIEDYSARCGVPVNIIEGLGQELKRHGPKAVIDAHGGMMSGNAFYTAMAVMTLNTLLGNVNAKGGLALGAGGVAAVENGPRYNLAEFDGMVAPKGVFLSHNRFAYEKSSEYRRKLAAGEAPYPSRAPWFSFSSPLLTEHLAAAFAGYPYKLKAWISHMTNPLYGIGGGQAFLGEKLKDPANLPLFIAVDGFINETTALADYIVPDTLTYESYGFTKPWSGVPQATTTARWPVVTPATPKLANGDVLGLEAFIINLAKTMGLPGYSDNAIRDHQGELHGLHTSADFYLRAAANLAFAGTPVPDASADDLVLTNAARLMPLIDSTLAPEERRKVGFVCSRGGRFAPFESGWQGELMNKRTKNSLCIWNPTIGTSIHSMTGERLSGCAALYEPRFADGSPMREHYSEAEWPLLVTSYKSHLMSSSSIGAERLRMIHPENPISLHRKDAERAGIEHGQAVRVTTPGGSVEGIALVRDGIMEGAVAIEHGYGHTELGARAHVIDGEATPVNPRLGAGVNQNALGLMDPTRKEVANVWLDWTSGASVRQGLPAKIEAI